From the genome of Aerococcus urinaehominis:
AAAAACCATCTATATCATCTACATATTGAGATAAATTAAATATCCGAATAGCATTAGGGGCCATAAAGACCTCGTGTTTAAAGACCATGGTATTAATGGTACAGCCATCTGAGTCAACACAAAAATGTTTGGTCATATGAGCACTTCCTCTCCTTCAATAATAGCTTAATTGGTCTAAGGCGGCCACCAAGTCTGCCCGCGGGACGACCCGGGCAAAGCGCGCCCGCTCCTGGCCAGCACCATAGAGCATAACAACTGGAATCGTAAAGACCATAAAGGCCCCAGCTAATTGCGGGAGGTCACTGAGACTAGCCTCTATGACCACTAAGTCTGGGTAATTAGCCGTTACTTCTTCCAGCTGCGGGCGCAGAGCCTGGCAGATACCACAATTGTGACCAGTTAAATAGACTAGAACCTGGTCATTAGCCGCTATGGTTGCCTCAATATCAGCTAGGCTAGCAACTTGCTTAATCATTATCAGAACCGATTTCTAAGTGGGCCTTACGCTTCACTTCATCAGCAGAATGTTGCAACTTGGCTTCTTCTTCTGGTGTTAATGCCAACTTAACTTGTTTAATAATACCTTGGCGGCCAACCACAGCTGGATAAGACAGATAGCCTTGGTATTCTTCGCGATAATTTGAAACTGGTAAAAGGGCATGGGCATCGTTAATAATCGCAGCCGTTAAACGACAAGCCGCGGCTGCAATACCGTAATTGGTGTAGTATTTACCAAAAATAACTGTATAGCCCCCTTGGCGGGTCTCCTCTTCTAAATCATCTAGATTTAAATCCGGTTGGTCAGCCAATAGGTCGGTAATGGGCTGGTCGAGCACCTTTACTGTCGACCAAGCGGTAA
Proteins encoded in this window:
- a CDS encoding thioredoxin family protein, producing the protein MIKQVASLADIEATIAANDQVLVYLTGHNCGICQALRPQLEEVTANYPDLVVIEASLSDLPQLAGAFMVFTIPVVMLYGAGQERARFARVVPRADLVAALDQLSYY